A window of Stutzerimonas stutzeri genomic DNA:
GGTGCCAGCCATGGCGGCGTAGCATAGGCGCCTCATATAAGCTGGAGCGAACAAATGCTGCTGGATATCGGATTGAACGTGCTGCTTGGGCTGGCACTCGGCACGCTCGGCGGGCTGTTCGGTATCGGTGGCGGATTGATCGCGATTCCGGTGCTGGGCGTACTGTTTGGTCTGGATCAGCAACTGGCTCAGGGCACCGCCCTGGTTATGGTTGTGCCTAATGTGCTGCTCGCCATCTGGCGTTACCACCAGCGCAATCGAATCGACTGGCGTAACGCCGTTGCGCTGGGCAGCACCAGCTTCCTTTTTGCGATCCTCGGGGCCGCCATTGCGGTGTCGCTGGACGCCGGCCGCATGCGCCTGGCGTTCGTCGGTTTCCTCCTGGCGCTGGCGGCGTATACGTTGCTGCGGGTGTTCCTGCGTCCGCCCCCTGGTGATGGGCAGTTGCGCCACCCCTGGCCCTGGCTGAGCCTGCTCGGTGCGGGCGCCGGCGCAGCGGGTGGCCTGTTTGGTGTGGGCGGTGCGGTGATTGCCACGCCGATTCTGACCAGCGTATTCGGTGCGTCGCAGGTGGTTGCCCAAGGTCTCTCGCTGGCATTGGCGGCGCCCAGCACTGGCGTCACGCTGGTCA
This region includes:
- a CDS encoding sulfite exporter TauE/SafE family protein, whose translation is MLLDIGLNVLLGLALGTLGGLFGIGGGLIAIPVLGVLFGLDQQLAQGTALVMVVPNVLLAIWRYHQRNRIDWRNAVALGSTSFLFAILGAAIAVSLDAGRMRLAFVGFLLALAAYTLLRVFLRPPPGDGQLRHPWPWLSLLGAGAGAAGGLFGVGGAVIATPILTSVFGASQVVAQGLSLALAAPSTGVTLVTYALHGQVNWLLGLPLAVGGLLSISLGVRLAHALPERLLRLLFSLFLVASAVLLALES